One Patescibacteria group bacterium DNA segment encodes these proteins:
- a CDS encoding class I SAM-dependent methyltransferase has protein sequence MSNRKIVDPNLYDANYYYHDNEGCHEYAQGLDIAIHPKYKHVLEIAVPRQGDEILDVGCGRGELLYYCAKKGAHVLGLDYSRTAVDIARQTIQMLPVGMRSFARAEIGDVADHDFSRRYDLIFMLDVFEHMNDDQLGRTCEKFKKILKENGRIIITTPNLYYEKYLQPIKMALDLPFRFLKWTFRVLRGKYRPKNVAEFMRNALKVKVVGRGEAGKALHVNVCTPGKIKAMLRDFKVDIWCEDPSWAPISLMTRKWWGRQIVAVARRG, from the coding sequence ATGAGCAATCGAAAGATCGTCGACCCCAATCTCTACGACGCGAATTATTATTATCATGATAACGAAGGGTGCCATGAATACGCGCAAGGGCTGGATATCGCTATCCACCCTAAATATAAGCACGTCCTGGAGATCGCTGTTCCGCGACAAGGCGATGAAATCTTGGATGTCGGTTGCGGCAGGGGCGAATTATTATATTATTGCGCAAAGAAGGGAGCTCATGTATTAGGTCTGGATTATAGCAGGACGGCCGTTGATATCGCCCGGCAGACGATACAGATGCTTCCTGTCGGGATGAGGTCTTTTGCCAGGGCTGAGATTGGCGATGTTGCCGATCATGATTTTTCCAGGCGTTACGATCTGATTTTTATGCTTGATGTTTTTGAACATATGAATGACGATCAGTTAGGACGAACCTGTGAGAAATTCAAGAAAATCCTCAAAGAAAACGGAAGGATCATCATCACGACACCAAACCTTTATTATGAGAAGTATCTTCAGCCGATCAAAATGGCTCTGGATCTTCCATTCCGGTTTTTGAAATGGACCTTCCGTGTGTTGAGAGGTAAGTATCGGCCTAAGAACGTTGCTGAATTCATGAGGAATGCGTTAAAGGTCAAAGTTGTGGGAAGGGGAGAAGCTGGAAAGGCCTTGCATGTGAATGTCTGCACGCCCGGCAAAATTAAAGCCATGCTGAGAGATTTTAAAGTGGACATCTGGTGTGAAGATCCGTCATGGGCGCCCATCAGTTTAATGACTAGAAAATGGTGGGGTAGGCAAATCGTTGCTGTGGCGAGACGCGGATAA
- a CDS encoding glycosyltransferase — MDNQTSSKGKKRLALVFHRNSRVAMGERCMEILRRDPLFELHQFDMQEIQSVKGGFDFYIRFDDGDYTIVMPQRLHPAAWWISDTHLKKPYKKIRRQAANYDALFLAQKDDIQRLKKDTRVTAHWLPWAADALKPGQIFLGDDQRLYDICFIGTEGKYSLRKVVIETLRYYYPNSYIGRAEREQLYDFYSKAKIVVNYPIHNDINARFFEAMGAGAMFLTHRVKGNGVDELFEENKHLAMFDDIQGEMRQKIEFYLAHSEKRMEIAKNGFDLVNGRHTYRDRLKTLFKTLGIALSEGH; from the coding sequence TTGGATAATCAAACTTCTTCAAAGGGCAAGAAACGCTTGGCTTTGGTTTTTCATCGGAATTCCCGGGTTGCGATGGGGGAGCGCTGCATGGAGATCCTTCGGCGCGATCCGCTTTTTGAGCTGCATCAATTTGATATGCAGGAGATCCAGTCGGTCAAGGGCGGTTTCGATTTTTATATCCGCTTTGACGACGGAGATTATACGATTGTGATGCCTCAACGCCTGCACCCGGCCGCCTGGTGGATTTCCGATACCCACCTCAAGAAACCTTACAAGAAAATCAGAAGACAGGCCGCAAATTATGATGCGCTTTTCCTGGCGCAAAAAGACGACATCCAGCGATTGAAGAAAGATACGAGAGTTACGGCTCATTGGCTGCCGTGGGCTGCCGATGCGCTGAAGCCGGGACAGATATTTTTGGGCGACGATCAGCGCCTATACGACATCTGTTTTATCGGCACGGAAGGGAAATACAGCCTTCGAAAGGTGGTCATCGAGACGCTCAGGTATTATTATCCCAATTCTTACATCGGTCGTGCCGAACGCGAACAATTATACGATTTTTACTCCAAAGCCAAGATTGTCGTTAATTACCCGATCCATAACGATATCAACGCCCGGTTCTTTGAGGCTATGGGGGCGGGGGCCATGTTCTTGACGCATCGCGTGAAGGGGAACGGCGTTGATGAGCTTTTTGAAGAAAACAAGCATTTGGCCATGTTCGATGATATCCAGGGCGAGATGAGGCAAAAGATCGAGTTTTATCTGGCGCATTCTGAAAAGAGGATGGAGATCGCAAAAAATGGTTTTGATCTTGTCAACGGTCGCCACACGTATCGAGACCGGCTCAAGACATTGTTTAAGACTCTCGGCATAGCATTATCGGAGGGTCATTAG
- a CDS encoding radical SAM protein — protein MKAIGETWLIQIEITNACIHQCLHCTRFVGHHGKPYFMDLGTFEKALDSLEGYPGGVGVMGGEPTLHPKFREICEILRKKMPLEKRFLWTSGYKWKEYRDIIRQTFAENIYYNDHEDDTQKHQPLLIAMEDVLDDRAFMRTLIDKCWIQEKWSPSINPKGGFFCEVAAAMDMLFDGPGGYPLEKGWWKRTVKDFEDQINRYCFRCSAALPLPPFKNQKGDELVSASNYAELQKICSRKFRESKVRLIDTKYTKEQILEWSKSWQPWVYTGEQGRKTLYDLYGWWHGFWVTQGKKSRKRKKKQQQARA, from the coding sequence ATGAAGGCGATTGGGGAGACATGGTTGATTCAGATTGAAATTACAAATGCATGCATACATCAGTGTTTGCATTGCACGCGCTTTGTCGGACATCACGGCAAGCCCTATTTCATGGATTTGGGGACGTTTGAAAAGGCCCTTGATTCTTTGGAAGGCTATCCGGGAGGAGTGGGTGTGATGGGGGGTGAGCCTACTCTTCATCCGAAATTCAGGGAGATTTGCGAAATCCTGCGCAAGAAGATGCCCCTGGAGAAGCGATTCTTGTGGACTTCCGGCTACAAATGGAAAGAGTATCGGGATATTATCCGTCAGACGTTCGCCGAGAACATTTATTACAATGACCATGAAGATGATACCCAGAAGCATCAGCCTCTTTTGATCGCGATGGAAGATGTGCTGGATGATCGCGCCTTCATGCGTACCTTGATCGATAAATGCTGGATACAGGAAAAATGGTCGCCTTCGATTAATCCAAAGGGTGGGTTTTTCTGCGAAGTCGCCGCAGCCATGGACATGCTTTTTGATGGTCCTGGCGGATATCCTCTGGAAAAAGGCTGGTGGAAGAGGACGGTAAAGGATTTTGAAGACCAGATCAACAGGTATTGTTTTCGGTGCAGCGCCGCTTTGCCCTTGCCGCCTTTCAAGAACCAGAAGGGGGATGAGCTGGTCTCTGCGTCGAATTACGCCGAATTGCAAAAGATCTGCAGCCGCAAATTCCGTGAGTCTAAAGTCCGGCTCATTGACACAAAGTATACAAAAGAACAAATCCTGGAATGGAGTAAGAGCTGGCAACCCTGGGTTTATACGGGTGAGCAGGGCCGCAAGACCCTGTATGATCTCTATGGATGGTGGCATGGGTTCTGGGTCACGCAGGGCAAAAAAAGCCGCAAGCGCAAAAAGAAACAACAGCAGGCTAGAGCATAA
- a CDS encoding YajG family lipoprotein, whose amino-acid sequence MRKTACFIFLSFLVSGCAYISQNLKVEPSANILSSQVGAGKKIGLCVVDEREDRIIGNRSNVYGMKTAKITTDQDVPEILQTAMSDGLRKKGFLPVAKDESATSMKVELRVLAYDVEMGFWTGGNIGKSTIKIVATNAAGQTYEKMYHGQREIRTCFLGSQETNAKVVNCAFSAAIENIFNDKDLIDFLVKEEK is encoded by the coding sequence ATGAGAAAGACAGCCTGCTTTATTTTCCTATCTTTTTTAGTATCGGGGTGCGCTTATATCAGCCAAAATTTGAAAGTTGAACCTTCAGCAAATATTTTATCTTCTCAGGTAGGCGCTGGTAAAAAGATCGGTCTATGCGTTGTAGATGAAAGAGAAGATCGGATCATTGGCAATAGATCGAATGTTTATGGGATGAAGACGGCCAAGATTACGACTGATCAAGATGTGCCAGAAATTTTGCAAACGGCGATGTCGGATGGGCTGCGGAAGAAAGGCTTTCTTCCTGTGGCAAAAGATGAATCAGCTACATCGATGAAAGTTGAATTAAGGGTTCTTGCTTATGATGTAGAAATGGGCTTTTGGACAGGTGGCAATATCGGAAAATCCACAATTAAGATTGTTGCAACAAATGCTGCGGGTCAAACATATGAAAAGATGTATCATGGGCAAAGAGAGATCAGAACTTGTTTTCTCGGTTCGCAAGAAACAAATGCCAAAGTAGTCAATTGCGCATTTTCTGCTGCAATAGAGAATATTTTTAACGATAAAGATCTAATAGATTTCTTGGTTAAGGAGGAGAAATAA
- a CDS encoding RHS repeat-associated core domain-containing protein encodes MQKIVSVVLICAHMLVFGGAREALAFSMAGSSLIIQSGAVVQGAGSRVASGFAVSQDSFGESCVGRTNSATFVLESGYVATTKSTPPLLAYIIPNQNWLENGVKTNAFDLDDYFLSFDGNALDYSVSGNQSVVVQIDPVTNEVSFSQSQGWFGTEVVIFKAKDMEGNPVSSNEVTLQVEGVDNAPVLDFIPDIYADENQEVVITPHATDLDDDEIVYAFSAPFDAQGRWQTDYDDAGMYVVTVRATDATGLVANQDVKVNVKNVNRPPVLAALSDITVQEGQLAVVTPQATDADGDAITYYYSSPWDTAGKWLTGYDDAGSYPYSVTASDGIDTVTENGTIVVNNVNRSPEVALSLSTYTINKGEDVIVRISSSDPDGDGLTFILKKDSQEIASGDLDGVYEKTISFDDAGDHAVSVVVADTGGLSVESSVGVDVVDPNASTNLIFPIMGDFDGDALCDLGLYNGATGVWEVAISEGGVFTNASDWLQSGTTGVDVSPVGGDFNGDGKADAGLYNKTNGELRIALSTGSGLSLPALWLDFTENPSSWLVFSGNFNGDKYCDFGLYNKETGEVRVVLSQGSGFGAMTTWLAGFGTNYSMLMGDFNGDSLADLCLVKKSSGEYKVALSNGRTFLDGGVWISGFGAGKEPVVSDYNNDGISDVGYWDKSSQDWYYAVSTGENFSTKGLLGSFGSSADEFVTTGDFNGDGISDRAGYDHELIGILRWKTQITDQRPPDLLRQIANGIGGKTEIVYSYASIADNPGLPFPVQVASEIKIIDTLPLGSPQESYNQQFVFSGGYYDAVEREFRGFGKVKALDPVTGNYTETYFYQGKLDQDGALKGQIEKIAAFDGNGRQISQASNTYDVRKAGPADNVLGFPALIRQDTIVWEEDGSVLSTASEFDYDAIGNPLEVRSLGDILKEGDEKTTETTFARAYETGLNRPLEVILKDKDDAVVTKKSFEYDSRGNVGKESMVVVNPLTGGQQSVARSYLYDIFGNVVATTDALGRTVTTEYETVFNSFPLNIANTLGHVVSYVYDPKLGVIIQSTDPNGNMSSTSYDSLGRPVQTMNAYGEVVTEFNYPDFNTKASRQGNLEKTEYVDGLARKYKTVSNGEDGENSRQVSTETYFDNIGRVEKESIAHYVDEPEAQISYVRYEYDIRGRITKTISDFPGTAKDAESQVFYVTPLYVETVDPMGHKKGILKNIYGNVIEVTEFTQGGVYKTVYDYDIQDNLLKVTDTQGNISQIWYDSAGRKIKMDDPDMGVWTYEYDLLGNLIKQTDAKNQVLEFSYDDLNRLTGKQVDGQILATYIYDEAAKENCIGRLSKVVDGSGTTEFFYDKLGREIKSVKTVDAHAYEVQREYDAWDRLTKLIYPDSEAVEYSYDTNSGFLERVSSTSTSTDYVNSIDYDSQGRIRRIRYGNGVSTDYSYGQDLRLARIDTVSGSVHLQDLNYIFDKNGNVATLTDNLRNNIRTFGYDELDRLTSAQNIPDGDGVSNHNFQYDAIGNMTYKSDVGFMLYGANAGPHAVTSASSYSYEYDANGNMTSGKNKTLEYDVENRIIRIIQPDAVTSFMYDGDGGRVRVSRTADNETRTTTYIGSLFEKDDCTDSGNQLTQIKHVFAGSTRVCSIKSVAGGSADINYYHGDHLGSSSIVTDQNGQQVQHLEYAPYGSVSKNEGVDVTDYKFTGKELDATGLYFYSARYYDPEIGRFVSADTVVQAPYDPQSLNRYSYCRNNPLNYMDPSGHFWFIIIGAILGAISAAVNDQPVWQGLLLGALGAGLIGAGATAASSLWGPAWAFVGASAGGAASGAINGAAYGGDIGMNALVGGIGAGIGCGLGYSAGDQFWPGFAAAVLGGAGSGAIGAAIFGGDLGQGAWMGALYSSVGYLANRVAESGNRKPKTETEKQTEQKRAANLQQTLDAAREEGGVEGQLKTAAKIAAVSENKFIRVLDSAPSENWLNVSTEGKYFNHGLFWGDYTSSMIQSGWGLGVGVIVAAAASFPFNLLAGAAVVASSITYAVDAARRAWVPIYGEQQYHYPVIKNANTK; translated from the coding sequence ATGCAAAAAATAGTCTCGGTTGTTTTGATCTGTGCTCATATGCTGGTGTTTGGCGGCGCCAGGGAGGCATTGGCATTCAGTATGGCCGGTTCAAGCCTGATAATACAAAGTGGCGCTGTTGTTCAAGGTGCAGGCAGTCGTGTGGCATCGGGTTTTGCTGTCAGCCAGGATAGTTTTGGTGAATCGTGTGTTGGCCGGACCAATAGCGCAACTTTTGTTCTGGAAAGCGGTTATGTTGCAACGACGAAATCGACCCCGCCTCTTTTGGCATATATTATTCCTAACCAGAATTGGCTTGAGAACGGGGTTAAAACGAATGCATTCGATCTGGATGACTATTTTTTGAGTTTTGACGGTAATGCTTTGGATTATTCGGTTAGCGGCAATCAGAGCGTTGTCGTGCAGATTGATCCTGTGACGAACGAGGTAAGTTTTTCCCAGTCTCAGGGTTGGTTTGGGACAGAGGTGGTTATATTTAAAGCAAAAGATATGGAAGGGAACCCCGTTTCTTCGAATGAAGTGACTCTTCAGGTAGAAGGCGTGGATAATGCGCCCGTTCTTGATTTTATTCCGGACATTTATGCGGACGAAAACCAGGAGGTTGTGATTACACCGCATGCGACAGACTTGGATGATGATGAGATCGTGTATGCATTTAGCGCACCGTTTGATGCACAGGGCCGGTGGCAGACAGACTATGATGACGCAGGAATGTATGTCGTCACAGTTAGAGCCACGGATGCCACCGGTCTTGTTGCCAACCAAGATGTTAAGGTTAATGTCAAAAATGTCAATCGTCCGCCTGTCTTGGCAGCTTTGTCCGATATTACGGTTCAGGAAGGCCAATTAGCAGTTGTAACTCCTCAAGCGACCGATGCAGATGGCGATGCCATCACTTATTATTACTCGTCTCCTTGGGATACGGCGGGAAAATGGCTGACAGGATATGATGATGCTGGCTCTTATCCTTATAGCGTCACGGCTTCGGATGGCATCGATACTGTCACCGAAAACGGAACCATTGTTGTTAATAATGTTAATAGATCGCCGGAAGTCGCTTTAAGCTTGAGTACATATACTATCAACAAAGGCGAAGATGTGATAGTCCGGATATCGAGCAGCGATCCGGATGGAGACGGGTTGACCTTTATTTTGAAGAAAGACAGCCAGGAAATAGCCTCCGGTGATCTCGATGGCGTGTATGAGAAAACGATTTCTTTTGATGATGCAGGAGACCACGCGGTGTCAGTAGTTGTCGCAGATACAGGCGGTTTAAGTGTCGAGAGTTCGGTCGGCGTGGATGTCGTAGATCCGAATGCCTCAACGAATCTGATATTTCCGATCATGGGTGATTTCGATGGCGATGCTCTGTGCGATCTGGGGCTATATAACGGCGCAACAGGGGTTTGGGAGGTAGCGATTTCAGAAGGTGGTGTTTTTACGAATGCCTCTGACTGGCTCCAGTCGGGGACGACTGGTGTCGATGTATCTCCGGTAGGGGGAGATTTTAATGGTGATGGAAAAGCCGATGCCGGACTGTATAACAAGACGAACGGTGAACTGCGTATAGCCTTATCGACGGGAAGCGGATTGTCTTTGCCTGCGTTATGGCTGGATTTTACGGAAAATCCTTCATCATGGCTTGTTTTTTCTGGGAATTTCAACGGAGATAAATATTGTGATTTCGGGTTATATAACAAAGAAACAGGAGAGGTGCGAGTCGTTTTAAGCCAAGGCAGCGGTTTTGGTGCCATGACGACGTGGCTGGCCGGTTTTGGAACGAATTATTCGATGTTGATGGGGGATTTTAACGGAGATTCATTGGCAGACCTCTGCCTTGTTAAGAAATCAAGCGGTGAATATAAGGTCGCGCTTTCCAATGGTAGGACTTTTCTGGACGGCGGCGTTTGGATTTCAGGATTCGGGGCCGGCAAAGAGCCCGTAGTTTCAGACTATAACAACGATGGGATTTCAGATGTTGGATATTGGGACAAATCCAGCCAGGATTGGTATTACGCGGTTTCGACCGGAGAAAATTTTTCGACAAAAGGACTCTTGGGGAGTTTTGGCAGCAGTGCCGATGAATTCGTTACAACTGGTGATTTTAACGGCGATGGCATATCCGATCGCGCCGGCTATGACCATGAATTGATTGGAATTTTACGATGGAAAACGCAGATTACCGATCAAAGGCCGCCAGATCTGCTTCGGCAGATTGCTAATGGTATCGGAGGTAAGACGGAAATTGTGTATTCTTATGCTTCTATCGCAGATAATCCTGGGCTGCCGTTTCCGGTGCAGGTGGCATCCGAGATTAAGATCATTGATACGCTGCCCCTTGGATCACCGCAAGAATCTTATAATCAGCAGTTTGTCTTTTCGGGTGGCTATTATGATGCCGTTGAGCGTGAATTCCGCGGATTTGGGAAAGTTAAGGCACTTGATCCCGTTACGGGAAATTACACGGAAACGTATTTCTATCAGGGTAAGCTTGATCAGGATGGCGCCTTGAAGGGGCAGATAGAAAAGATTGCCGCATTTGATGGGAATGGCCGTCAAATCAGTCAGGCGAGCAATACCTACGATGTCAGGAAGGCCGGTCCTGCCGATAATGTTCTTGGGTTTCCTGCTTTGATTCGTCAGGACACGATTGTGTGGGAGGAGGATGGCTCTGTATTAAGCACAGCCAGTGAATTTGATTATGACGCTATAGGCAACCCCCTTGAGGTAAGGAGTCTGGGAGACATTTTAAAAGAAGGCGATGAAAAAACGACGGAAACAACATTTGCACGCGCCTATGAGACGGGTTTGAATAGGCCGTTAGAGGTTATCTTGAAGGATAAAGACGATGCTGTCGTGACGAAAAAAAGCTTTGAATACGATTCGCGTGGCAATGTAGGCAAGGAGTCTATGGTTGTCGTCAATCCTTTAACGGGCGGTCAGCAATCGGTCGCCCGCAGTTATTTATACGACATTTTTGGTAATGTGGTGGCGACGACAGATGCTTTGGGCCGTACAGTGACGACGGAATATGAGACGGTATTCAATTCCTTTCCTTTGAATATCGCTAATACTTTAGGCCACGTAGTTTCTTACGTTTATGACCCAAAATTGGGCGTGATCATCCAGTCGACAGATCCTAACGGTAATATGAGCTCGACCTCTTATGACTCTCTCGGTCGTCCTGTCCAGACAATGAACGCTTATGGTGAAGTTGTAACAGAATTCAATTATCCTGATTTCAATACCAAAGCTTCCCGGCAGGGCAATCTTGAAAAAACGGAATATGTGGATGGCCTGGCTAGAAAATACAAAACGGTTTCAAACGGTGAGGACGGAGAAAATAGCCGTCAGGTTTCGACTGAGACCTATTTCGACAATATAGGCCGGGTCGAAAAGGAATCAATTGCGCATTATGTCGATGAGCCGGAAGCCCAGATTTCATATGTGCGATACGAATACGATATTCGCGGCCGCATCACAAAGACGATATCAGATTTTCCGGGGACGGCCAAAGACGCCGAAAGCCAGGTTTTCTATGTGACACCGCTTTATGTTGAGACTGTTGATCCGATGGGCCACAAGAAGGGAATCCTAAAAAACATTTACGGCAATGTTATTGAAGTCACGGAATTCACCCAAGGTGGGGTATACAAGACAGTTTACGACTATGATATCCAAGATAACTTGCTTAAGGTGACAGATACCCAAGGGAATATTTCGCAAATCTGGTATGATTCTGCGGGACGCAAGATCAAAATGGATGATCCCGATATGGGGGTCTGGACATATGAATACGATCTTTTGGGAAATTTAATCAAGCAGACCGATGCAAAAAATCAGGTTCTGGAATTCAGTTATGATGATTTGAATCGGCTGACCGGCAAGCAAGTCGATGGGCAAATACTTGCAACATATATTTACGATGAAGCAGCCAAGGAGAACTGCATAGGCCGCCTGTCGAAAGTCGTCGATGGTTCCGGGACGACGGAATTCTTCTATGACAAGCTTGGCCGGGAAATAAAGTCCGTCAAGACTGTCGATGCTCACGCATATGAGGTTCAAAGAGAATATGATGCCTGGGATCGTCTGACAAAATTGATTTATCCCGATAGCGAAGCAGTCGAATATTCTTACGATACCAATTCCGGATTTCTGGAAAGAGTGTCCAGTACTTCGACCTCAACGGATTACGTAAATTCAATAGACTATGACAGTCAAGGGCGCATACGTCGTATTCGGTATGGTAATGGTGTAAGCACAGATTATAGCTATGGCCAGGATTTGAGATTGGCGCGCATAGACACGGTGAGCGGAAGCGTCCATCTGCAGGATTTGAACTATATCTTTGACAAAAACGGCAATGTGGCGACCTTAACGGATAATCTGCGTAATAATATCCGCACGTTCGGCTATGATGAGCTGGATCGCTTGACTTCCGCGCAGAATATTCCCGATGGAGACGGCGTATCCAATCATAATTTTCAATACGATGCCATTGGCAACATGACGTATAAGTCTGATGTTGGTTTTATGCTATACGGCGCGAATGCCGGGCCACATGCCGTGACGTCCGCAAGCAGTTATAGCTACGAGTACGATGCCAATGGAAACATGACGTCAGGAAAAAATAAAACCCTGGAATATGACGTTGAAAATCGTATAATTAGGATAATTCAACCCGATGCCGTGACGTCATTTATGTATGACGGGGACGGAGGGCGGGTAAGGGTTTCTCGAACCGCCGACAACGAAACCCGGACCACAACTTATATCGGATCGCTCTTTGAAAAGGACGATTGCACAGATTCCGGAAATCAGCTTACGCAGATTAAACATGTCTTTGCAGGATCGACGAGAGTTTGCAGCATTAAATCTGTGGCTGGCGGGTCGGCAGACATAAACTATTATCATGGAGATCATCTGGGGTCTTCAAGCATTGTTACCGATCAGAACGGCCAGCAGGTCCAACATCTGGAATACGCGCCTTATGGTAGTGTTTCCAAAAACGAAGGCGTGGATGTCACGGATTACAAATTCACCGGTAAGGAGCTGGATGCAACGGGGCTTTATTTCTACAGCGCGCGCTACTATGATCCCGAAATCGGCCGCTTCGTTTCAGCCGACACCGTTGTCCAGGCGCCCTACGACCCTCAATCCCTGAATCGTTATTCCTATTGCCGCAATAATCCGCTGAATTACATGGATCCAAGTGGGCATTTTTGGTTTATAATTATCGGCGCGATTTTAGGAGCAATATCAGCAGCAGTTAATGATCAACCTGTTTGGCAAGGTCTGTTATTAGGTGCCTTGGGAGCTGGTTTAATTGGCGCGGGAGCAACGGCAGCAAGTTCATTGTGGGGACCTGCGTGGGCTTTTGTCGGAGCTTCAGCCGGAGGGGCTGCATCAGGTGCCATAAATGGAGCAGCTTACGGTGGCGATATTGGAATGAACGCTTTGGTTGGAGGAATAGGCGCTGGCATAGGATGTGGGTTAGGTTATTCGGCTGGTGATCAATTCTGGCCAGGTTTTGCTGCTGCGGTACTTGGGGGCGCAGGGAGCGGTGCTATTGGAGCGGCAATCTTTGGTGGCGACCTTGGTCAAGGTGCCTGGATGGGGGCGTTATATAGTTCTGTCGGTTATCTTGCAAATAGAGTTGCGGAGTCAGGAAACAGAAAACCAAAAACAGAAACTGAAAAACAGACTGAGCAAAAGAGAGCTGCTAATCTGCAACAGACCTTGGATGCGGCACGTGAAGAAGGCGGAGTCGAAGGACAGCTCAAGACTGCTGCAAAAATAGCAGCTGTTTCAGAGAACAAGTTTATACGTGTTCTAGATAGCGCTCCATCTGAAAATTGGCTTAATGTAAGTACAGAAGGCAAGTATTTCAATCATGGTCTTTTTTGGGGGGATTATACGAGTTCTATGATACAGTCTGGATGGGGGTTAGGAGTAGGAGTGATTGTTGCCGCAGCTGCATCTTTTCCTTTTAATCTTTTGGCTGGCGCTGCTGTTGTCGCATCAAGCATAACTTATGCAGTTGATGCAGCTAGGAGAGCGTGGGTTCCAATTTATGGAGAGCAGCAATATCATTACCCTGTGATTAAAAATGCAAATACAAAATAA
- a CDS encoding SpvB/TcaC N-terminal domain-containing protein, with protein sequence MTIRWVVSFKETFLGAKNIYLYMQDAGGLKAGWTKKGACTITEPGTIIGPEGGEVLSSDGKTRLIIPEGAMSTARGFEILPVNPEFMEGAIPNQTMLLNVVECKPYGLVFNVPVQLIYRLDQAGIPGTPVELGLYDSVEQKIISTGKTSVISSDGYSVTFSVDHFSTYAALMSLVSQGAPIGGGVKIPLPDLLTGAFSHSFPITVAPGRKSIQPSLALVYRSSNANSWLGMGFDLKQGYIVRSTRLGVPTYDDTKDTFYLVTDAGTTELVHLVDNLYQTKIESSFTRFYKESNDSWRALGKDGNVLKFGETDESREAGWGGTFSWYLTRVLDTNGNDVKYDYAKDAGKTYLLRIIYTGNENAGVTGRNSVDFVLEDRADHVFSYISGTKIETAKRLKEILAKCNGDLVWRYVIEYGKSDDTDRSVVASFQQCAGDGSCFPKQAFEYQSNN encoded by the coding sequence ATGACAATTCGCTGGGTGGTTTCATTCAAGGAGACGTTTTTGGGCGCAAAGAACATATACCTCTATATGCAGGATGCTGGGGGATTAAAAGCCGGTTGGACAAAAAAGGGTGCATGCACGATCACAGAACCAGGGACAATCATAGGGCCCGAGGGAGGCGAAGTCCTCTCATCTGACGGGAAGACAAGATTGATTATTCCGGAAGGAGCCATGTCTACAGCGCGTGGTTTTGAGATACTCCCCGTGAATCCAGAGTTCATGGAAGGGGCCATTCCAAACCAGACGATGCTTTTGAATGTTGTTGAATGCAAGCCTTATGGTTTGGTTTTTAATGTCCCCGTTCAACTTATTTATCGATTGGACCAGGCTGGTATTCCGGGGACTCCGGTTGAGTTGGGGCTCTATGATAGCGTCGAACAGAAGATCATCTCTACAGGAAAAACGTCGGTTATTTCTTCAGATGGTTATAGCGTGACTTTTTCAGTGGATCATTTTTCCACATATGCGGCTTTGATGAGCCTTGTGTCTCAAGGTGCGCCGATTGGCGGCGGGGTAAAGATTCCGTTGCCGGATCTTCTAACAGGGGCGTTCAGCCATAGTTTTCCGATCACCGTGGCGCCGGGGCGGAAAAGCATCCAACCTTCGCTTGCGCTTGTCTATCGTTCTTCAAATGCGAATTCTTGGTTGGGCATGGGGTTTGATCTGAAACAAGGATATATCGTCCGTTCAACGCGGCTTGGCGTGCCGACTTATGATGATACCAAAGATACGTTCTATTTAGTTACGGATGCTGGGACAACGGAATTGGTGCATTTGGTTGATAACCTGTATCAAACAAAGATTGAGTCTTCATTTACTAGATTTTATAAGGAGAGCAATGACAGCTGGCGAGCTTTGGGGAAGGACGGCAATGTCTTGAAGTTCGGCGAGACGGATGAAAGCAGGGAGGCGGGTTGGGGAGGGACGTTTAGTTGGTATTTGACCAGGGTTCTGGATACAAATGGTAACGATGTGAAATATGACTACGCTAAAGATGCCGGGAAAACATACTTATTGCGCATCATTTATACAGGAAACGAAAATGCCGGCGTTACGGGCAGGAATTCAGTTGATTTTGTTCTGGAGGACAGGGCAGACCATGTATTTAGCTATATTAGCGGGACAAAGATAGAAACAGCAAAGCGCCTTAAGGAAATCCTGGCAAAGTGTAACGGCGATCTGGTTTGGCGTTATGTCATCGAATATGGCAAGAGTGATGACACGGATCGTTCTGTTGTGGCGTCATTCCAGCAGTGCGCAGGCGATGGTTCCTGTTTCCCTAAACAGGCCTTCGAATACCAGAGCAATAACTAA